One genomic window of Burkholderia diffusa includes the following:
- the dnaN gene encoding DNA polymerase III subunit beta, with protein sequence MQLVKTERDTLLRPLQTVSGIVERRHTLPILANLLITKNGPDVSFLSTDLELQITTRADFGVGGDQVATTVAARKLLDILRAMPDGQVTLSLADKRLTVQSGKSRFALQTLAADEFPTVAQAKDFGATLSVPQKSFRQLLGMVHFAMAQQDIRYYLNGMLLVVDGDQLMAVATDGHRLAFSSMKIEGGTFGRQEVIVPRKTILELQRLLEDIDDTVTIDIAQTQAKFTFGQVELVSKLVEGKFPDFQRVIPKAHKNTFEIGREELQRSLQRAAILTSDKFKGVRCIVAPGQLKIMSTNADQEEAQEELEIAYQGDTVDIGFNVTYLLDVLANLKVDTVQVSLGDASSSALITVPENDEFKYVVMPMRI encoded by the coding sequence ATGCAACTGGTCAAGACCGAACGAGACACACTCCTCAGGCCGCTGCAAACGGTCAGCGGCATCGTCGAACGCCGCCATACGTTGCCGATCCTCGCCAACCTGCTGATCACCAAGAACGGCCCGGACGTTTCATTCCTGTCGACCGACCTGGAGCTGCAGATCACCACGCGCGCCGATTTCGGCGTCGGCGGCGACCAGGTGGCCACCACCGTCGCGGCCCGCAAGCTGCTCGACATCCTGCGCGCGATGCCTGACGGCCAGGTCACGCTGTCGCTCGCCGACAAGCGCCTCACCGTCCAATCGGGCAAGAGCCGCTTCGCACTGCAGACGCTCGCGGCCGACGAGTTCCCGACCGTCGCGCAGGCGAAGGATTTCGGCGCGACCCTGAGCGTCCCGCAGAAGTCGTTCCGCCAGCTGCTCGGCATGGTGCACTTCGCGATGGCGCAGCAGGACATCCGCTACTACCTGAACGGCATGCTGCTCGTCGTCGACGGCGACCAGCTGATGGCCGTGGCCACCGACGGCCACCGCCTCGCGTTCTCGTCGATGAAGATCGAGGGCGGCACGTTCGGCCGCCAGGAAGTCATCGTGCCGCGCAAGACGATTCTCGAGCTGCAGCGCCTGCTCGAGGACATCGACGACACCGTCACCATCGACATCGCGCAGACCCAGGCGAAGTTCACGTTCGGCCAGGTCGAGCTCGTGTCGAAGCTCGTCGAGGGCAAGTTCCCCGACTTCCAGCGCGTGATCCCGAAGGCGCACAAGAACACGTTCGAGATCGGCCGTGAAGAGCTGCAGCGTTCGCTGCAACGTGCGGCCATCCTGACCTCGGACAAATTCAAGGGCGTGCGCTGCATCGTCGCGCCGGGCCAGCTGAAGATCATGTCGACCAACGCCGATCAGGAAGAGGCGCAGGAAGAACTCGAAATCGCGTACCAGGGCGATACCGTCGACATCGGCTTCAACGTCACGTATCTGCTCGACGTGCTCGCGAACCTGAAGGTCGACACCGTGCAGGTGAGCCTCGGCGACGCCAGCTCGAGCGCGCTGATTACCGTGCCCGAGAACGACGAGTTCAAGTATGTCGTGATGCCGATGCGCATCTGA
- a CDS encoding restriction endonuclease subunit S, with protein MLEHDASYDEITIRLWGKGVVSRGKVAGADVATRRRFVRAGQLILSKIDARNGALGIVPPELDGAIVSNDFPSFEIKDETKCLPAFLGAMVKSAWFVDLCKASSEGTTNRVRLKEERFLNQDVPLPPLLEQHAIVAKLTELSTKTTQLNLYLDTIEADADSLLALRFRDAIAGASYLPMSEVAPLVRRAVEIDAEASYTELGVRSFYRGTFHRRTVSGAEFTWQKMFRIEQGDLIFSNIMAWEQAIALAKPEDAGCLGNHRMLTCVATPALMLPEFLAYHFTTNEGFADVYAASPGTAARNRTLISGNLEAIRVPVPSLAAQSEFIALKAAVAALKAKHANIRQSNAALVPATLERIFGQH; from the coding sequence ATGTTGGAGCACGATGCCAGCTATGACGAAATCACGATTCGGCTTTGGGGAAAGGGCGTTGTCAGTCGCGGTAAGGTAGCCGGTGCTGACGTGGCAACGCGGCGCCGTTTCGTCCGTGCAGGTCAACTTATCCTGTCGAAAATTGACGCTCGAAATGGCGCACTAGGCATCGTGCCACCGGAACTGGATGGTGCCATCGTCAGCAACGATTTCCCATCGTTCGAGATCAAAGATGAGACGAAGTGTTTGCCTGCCTTCTTGGGCGCGATGGTCAAATCTGCTTGGTTCGTCGATTTATGCAAAGCATCGAGTGAAGGAACAACTAATCGTGTTCGATTGAAGGAGGAGCGGTTTCTCAATCAGGACGTCCCGCTTCCACCGTTGCTTGAACAACACGCCATTGTTGCCAAACTGACCGAGCTGAGCACCAAAACCACCCAACTCAATCTTTATCTCGACACTATTGAGGCTGATGCCGACTCCCTGCTGGCGCTGCGCTTTCGCGATGCTATCGCAGGTGCGTCGTATCTTCCGATGAGTGAGGTTGCGCCGCTGGTACGGCGGGCAGTCGAGATTGATGCCGAAGCTAGCTATACCGAATTGGGAGTTCGCAGCTTTTACAGGGGGACTTTTCATCGCCGCACTGTGTCAGGTGCCGAATTCACCTGGCAGAAGATGTTCCGTATCGAACAGGGTGATTTGATTTTCAGCAACATCATGGCATGGGAGCAGGCGATTGCACTTGCCAAGCCGGAAGATGCCGGGTGTCTCGGAAATCATCGGATGTTAACCTGTGTGGCCACGCCCGCGCTGATGCTGCCGGAATTTCTTGCTTACCATTTTACAACCAATGAAGGTTTCGCTGATGTATATGCCGCATCACCAGGGACCGCGGCCCGCAATCGCACGCTAATCTCGGGCAATCTCGAAGCCATTCGAGTGCCCGTTCCGTCGCTGGCCGCACAAAGTGAGTTCATCGCGCTCAAGGCTGCTGTAGCCGCGCTTAAGGCCAAGCACGCCAATATTCGACAGTCCAATGCGGCCTTGGTGCCTGCGACTCTAGAACGTATTTTCGGACAGCACTGA
- the gyrB gene encoding DNA topoisomerase (ATP-hydrolyzing) subunit B gives MSEQHNSQPDNSSYGASSIQILEGLEAVRKRPGMYIGDTSDGTGLHHLVFEVLDNSIDEALAGYCNDIHVTIHADNSISVTDNGRGIPTDVKMNDKHEPKRSAAEIVMTELHAGGKFDQNSYKVSGGLHGVGVSCVNALSSWLRLTVRRNGKKHFMEFHRGVAQDRVLEQVDGVEVSPMLITGDTENRGTEVHFMADPTIFGTVEYHYDILAKRMRELSFLNNGVRIRLTDLRSGKEDDFAFAGGVKGFVEYINKTKSNLHPTVFFANGEKDGVGVEVAMQWNDSYNENVLCFTNNIPQRDGGTHLTGLRAAMTRVINKYITDNEIAKKAKVETTGDDMREGLSCVLSVKVPEPKFSSQTKDKLVSSEVRAPVEEVVAKALEEFLLETPIDAKIICGKIVEAARARDAARKAREMTRRKGVLDGVGLPGKLADCQEKDPAKCEIYIVEGDSAGGSAKQGRDRKFQAILPLRGKVLNVEKARYDKLLSSEQIVTLVTALGCGIGKEDYNLDKLRYHRIIIMTDADVDGAHIRTLLLTFLYRQMPDMIERGYVYIAQPPLYKIKAGKDERYLKDDVELNAHMLRLALQGSELVPGENAAAISGDALGELARSYLLSQSVIERLSRLYDPAALEAVMDGVVIDLSSEASTEASAKALHAALHDEALKNEVRVVPSYDPVREQRALHVERTHHGNVRVSVIDQEFQHTADYQQLVTTANTFKGLIGEGAVIKRGERSMAVADFKSAMKWLLADAERNVSKQRYKGLGEMNPEQLWETTMDPAVRRLLRVQIEDAIAADGIFTTLMGDDVEPRRAFIESNALRAGNIDV, from the coding sequence ATGAGTGAACAGCACAATTCGCAACCCGATAACAGCAGCTACGGCGCCTCGTCGATCCAGATCCTCGAAGGTCTGGAAGCGGTGCGCAAGCGCCCCGGGATGTACATCGGCGACACGTCGGACGGCACCGGTCTGCACCACCTCGTGTTCGAGGTGCTCGACAACTCGATCGATGAAGCCTTGGCCGGGTATTGCAACGACATCCACGTGACGATTCACGCCGACAACTCGATTTCCGTGACCGACAACGGCCGCGGGATCCCGACCGACGTGAAGATGAACGACAAGCACGAGCCGAAGCGCAGTGCTGCCGAGATCGTGATGACCGAGCTGCATGCCGGCGGCAAGTTCGACCAGAACAGCTACAAGGTTTCCGGCGGCCTGCACGGCGTGGGGGTGTCGTGCGTGAACGCGCTGTCGAGCTGGCTGCGCCTCACCGTGCGCCGCAACGGCAAGAAGCACTTCATGGAATTCCATCGCGGCGTCGCGCAGGATCGCGTGCTCGAGCAGGTGGATGGCGTCGAAGTGTCGCCGATGCTGATCACCGGCGATACCGAGAACCGCGGCACCGAAGTGCATTTCATGGCCGATCCGACGATCTTCGGGACCGTCGAGTATCACTACGACATTCTCGCGAAGCGCATGCGCGAGCTTTCGTTCCTGAACAACGGCGTGCGGATTCGTCTCACCGATCTTCGTTCGGGCAAGGAAGACGATTTCGCGTTCGCCGGCGGTGTGAAGGGCTTCGTCGAGTACATCAACAAGACGAAGAGCAACCTGCATCCGACGGTGTTCTTCGCCAACGGCGAGAAGGACGGCGTGGGCGTCGAAGTCGCGATGCAGTGGAACGACAGCTACAACGAAAACGTGCTGTGCTTCACCAACAACATTCCGCAGCGCGATGGCGGCACGCACTTGACCGGCTTGCGGGCCGCGATGACGCGCGTCATCAACAAGTACATCACCGACAACGAAATCGCGAAGAAGGCGAAGGTCGAGACGACCGGCGACGACATGCGCGAAGGGCTGTCGTGCGTGCTGTCCGTGAAGGTGCCGGAGCCGAAGTTCAGCTCGCAGACGAAGGACAAGCTGGTTTCTTCCGAGGTTCGTGCGCCGGTTGAAGAGGTTGTGGCGAAGGCGCTGGAAGAGTTCCTGCTGGAAACGCCGATCGACGCGAAGATCATCTGCGGGAAGATTGTTGAAGCTGCTCGGGCGCGGGATGCTGCTCGGAAGGCGCGCGAGATGACGCGACGCAAGGGTGTGCTCGATGGCGTTGGTCTGCCGGGCAAGCTCGCGGACTGTCAGGAGAAGGATCCGGCTAAGTGCGAAATCTACATCGTCGAGGGTGACTCGGCAGGCGGGTCGGCGAAGCAAGGGCGTGATCGCAAGTTCCAGGCGATCCTGCCGCTGCGCGGCAAGGTGCTGAACGTCGAGAAGGCGCGCTACGACAAGCTGCTGTCGTCGGAACAGATCGTCACGCTCGTGACCGCGCTCGGGTGCGGCATCGGCAAGGAAGACTACAACCTCGACAAGCTGCGCTATCACCGCATCATCATCATGACCGACGCGGACGTCGACGGTGCGCACATCCGGACGCTGCTGCTCACGTTCCTGTATCGCCAGATGCCGGACATGATCGAGCGCGGGTACGTGTATATCGCGCAGCCGCCGCTTTACAAGATCAAGGCGGGCAAGGACGAGCGGTATCTGAAGGATGACGTGGAGCTCAACGCGCACATGCTGCGGTTGGCGCTGCAAGGGTCTGAGCTGGTGCCGGGTGAGAATGCGGCGGCGATTTCGGGTGATGCGCTTGGGGAGCTGGCGCGGTCGTATCTGCTGTCGCAGAGCGTGATCGAGCGGTTGAGCCGGTTGTATGACCCGGCTGCGCTGGAAGCGGTCATGGATGGGGTGGTGATCGATCTCTCCAGCGAGGCTTCGACTGAGGCTTCGGCGAAGGCGCTTCATGCGGCGTTGCATGACGAGGCTTTGAAGAACGAAGTTCGTGTGGTGCCTTCGTATGACCCGGTTCGCGAACAACGTGCGCTGCATGTCGAGCGCACGCACCACGGCAACGTGCGGGTTTCGGTCATCGACCAGGAATTCCAGCACACGGCGGATTATCAGCAGCTCGTGACCACCGCGAATACGTTCAAGGGGCTGATTGGGGAAGGTGCGGTCATCAAGCGCGGTGAGCGCAGCATGGCCGTCGCGGACTTCAAGAGCGCGATGAAGTGGCTGCTGGCGGATGCTGAACGCAACGTCTCCAAACAACGCTATAAGGGGCTCGGCGAGATGAACCCCGAGCAGCTGTGGGAAACGACGATGGATCCGGCAGTGCGGCGTCTGCTGCGTGTGCAGATCGAAGACGCGATTGCTGCGGACGGCATCTTTACCACCCTCATGGGGGATGATGTCGAGCCGCGGCGGGCGTTTATCGAGTCGAATGCGTTGCGGGCGGGGAATATTGACGTTTGA